Genomic DNA from Cheilinus undulatus linkage group 10, ASM1832078v1, whole genome shotgun sequence:
TGGGTTACCCAAGTTTGTAATAGTCTTTGTGTTGTCTGATAGGAATCTAGTCAAAAAATAGAACTTTCCAGTTGTTCAAATGGACAAGTGAAAGGCAACTGAGAGTAAAAGTCTGAAAGAGAAAGTCAGTGAGTGTGCAGAATAGTAGATGAGCATGAGTGAGTGAGTAAACACATATCCTATGCAGGTCTTTATTCTTAGAGTATATACAGTATGTAGGTCAGAGCAGGCCCGGTCTCTGACCCTCACACACTGTACCGTACACTGTACCACACCATCTTCCTTCCTGTGCCAGAGGGCTGAGGGCAGAGCACACACAGGAAGGAGGGCAACCATGCAAAGCTAAATAATGCAGTGGCTCAGTCTCCACGTTATGACCCAGTAAATGGCTGGTTATACAAACACTCAGACCCTCTCAGGCCATCCTGTCAGACAGCACGATGGGCAGAATGAATCGAGATGCTCCTATGAACTGTCTTATAGCAATTAAAACAGAGGTCAATAGCAGAGGTCAATTCAACATTTATACTCTGCACAGCTCTGAAACCATTAGCGTGAACATGCTGAGTGTATTACATGAGAGGGCATTCCAGCTTCTGATTAAGTCAATAATTCTGATGCTGTTTTGGAGAGGCCTGCTGGCATGCTGGGAATAGTCTGTAGGGAGTTGGGTTTGGATATCTGACAGATTAAAGGTTGGACCAAGTCTGATAGCTCAAAAGGTTCACGTCCCAAGCACTGCCGAGGTGCCTTTGAGCAAGGCAGCCCCTCACTCTGGCATCTCTACATTATGTCCACATGACACTGATTGTGCGTGCATTTAGTTCAGCGTTGTGTGTGATGTTCAACAACTGAGTGTTAAATGAAATTTCCCCTCAAGGATAGCTTCTTATGCAAGGAGAGTGTGACAGGGTGAAATGACTGTATTTAGAAGGGTGGAAGGCACTTGTCATGCAACTCCATAAAGTCAGCGTCTCTCTGGTATGTAGCTCTGTGTTGGCATCAAGGGGTGATCCATTGAGTGCTACTCTTTTGCACCAGAGAGCCAAACAATCTCACACGTAAACATCTTAAGTCGTCTGTACAGATAGCAGACAGCTAAATTTGAGAATGGCTCCAACAACTTGGATCAGTGTGACTAATCTGCAGTGGGTTAGCAGCCCTAACTGCACAATCTAACTTCTGCACGCATGTTTACTGCATGTGCCAGCCTAACATTCATGTCACACGCTCAAAGTAAGCAACTCACAGCCCCTGACAGCCCCCTCGGCGTTCCACCCTACCTTCGGTGTGGCAAGTGGAGGACAGGATGGTGCTGGGAGGGCGGAAGAGGTACGGCAGATAACGggaaaaacatttcatcttctCCGATGCTTGCCGACGGCTGAAGAGCGTTGCGTTGCGGGCTCCACATCCGCACTGCCGCCGAGACAGTCCGCCAGAGAGGAACCAGGGGAGTGCGGGAGGGGAGACAGGCTCTCTGTCCGCGGTGCAGAGGGCTATGACAGCATCACTTTTCGCAGGCGAACAGCGCAGGCAGACAGCGGGCTACAGTGAAACTGCGCGCCGCCCGGGGAGAAAACAGCGCACGGTGTCAGCGCAGCCTCCGCTTCCGTGTCGGTAGTCCACTGCGTGAGTGAGAAAGAGCAGGACGGGGGTCGcctcctctgtcctctcacATGGGAGGTCACTGAATGTGTGGTCTGCCGGTGTAAACATCCGGACACACTCCCCACTCCCCTGCGTGCTTGTTATCTTGTTGGCATACACAGagaatttacagctgatgacagaaatgGTGATGTTGCCACGAATCTCGAAGGCTGCTAAATATTAATTTTATGATAGCTTAAGTAGGAGTCACATTTCGAgggtttttgtttagttttacatGTGCTAAAAGCCAAAATCCATAGCTTGCTGCCTCTCCAAAGTTGCACATATGTAACCTAACAGCACAGTTTGATTAACACAGGCCAGAACTTGATGAATCATAGACAAAACTTGTGTCAAACTGCTTACCAGGCCATTGATTAGTTGGGGTTGGCGCCATCTTGTGGCAGAAATTAAGATACCCTGCAAACGGTCTTTGGAGTTAAAACATTAAGAAATAGATGACATAACAAAAGTGATATTTTCAAACGAAAAGGGACACGTTCAAAGCGAAACATCGACAACCTAGGCAAATATATCCGaaaattatttctaaaattaataaaaacctGTTAAACTCCTAAAAGCCTCGTGGTGTCGAATGCAACcaataaaggttttttttaagcttcaaatataaattatgttttaaagatcaaatGCGACCCATTCGTTAGTTATTTTattgagaaagaaagaaatttgGTGCTTCCAAACAGCTCTTCGTTGACATCTCGCGAGACTTCAGTGTGAACTAATGTCAGCGGAAGTACTTAGCGAGTCTCTTTTCCGCCGGCCATAGAGGAGCAAACGGCAGGGTAAGAATTCCTGACGAACAATTTCACAAAAGTTATCACCATCCATCCTCCCTTTTATATCACTGTGTATCCACATAAATGTCTAAACACGTCAACAACACGTTTACATTCAAAAGACGATGGATATTGAATCTGTGTTGATAATAGATAACCAATTAAAACGTTTCAGTATTTGGTCTCCCTGCTAGCTTCGTGTGTACCCGCATGTCGGCAACTGAGATGTAATGTGTATTATTGCTAATGCCAGGGTTATATAATGTCATACGGTAGATGTTGTTGGGTTTATTTGTAGTCTGTGACTCTTAGTGCTATGGTAGAATGTTTTCTGGCCGACATTACAAACGCGTCTGTCGGTATCGTGTTATGCTACATAGGTAGCGTTATGTAGGTAGCTTAGCATTCAACGCCTGAGTCTAATCAGTCAGTAGGCTGCTACTGTTTACAAACTGCATTCGTCAATGTGTGAAATTGGTGCTTTAGCCTCACACACCTTGTCATTGTTTCAATCGACGTGTGCAGAATTCTTCCAGTCTGACATCTAGCAACTAGCGTTCACTTGCTAACGTGGATACATAACTTCATGACTGCTGGATTTCCAGTTAAAACAGATGATTTTGAGGGCATTGCAAACATActctttaaatgtgtgttgTGTTAAGCAGTCTTCATGTATTCTGTGTTCACAGCATCATGAAGCTGAACCCATTTGTAACATCCTCCCGCCGCAAGAACCGTAAGAGGCACTTCAATGCCCCCTCACACATCAGGAGGAAGATCATGTCCTCCCCTCTGTCCAAGGAGCTCAGACAGAAGTACAATGTGAGGTCCATGCCCATCCGCAAAGATGACGAAGTTCAGGTACAGTAGTTTGACTTTCTGACGGTTTAGAGCAACTGGCACAAAACTTCAACATGCTTTTGCTTGACATGATTGTGGGGATTTCGAACAGGTTGTCCGTGGACACTACAAAGGCCAGCAGATTGGCAAAGTCGTGCAGGTCTACAGGAAGAAGTACGTCATCTACATTGAGCGCGTGCAGAGAGAAAAGGCTAACGGAACCACAGTCCATGTTGGCATCCACCCCAGCAAGGTAAGAAACTGTTGTGTGAATATCTGGAAAGGTTTTCACTCATTCAAGACATTGCAATGCAAAGTTCTATGCAAAAGGCAGCTGGACCAGTCCAGTTTCTGTTTGACTTCAATACTGAGTACAGCGTAGATTCTCACAGGAGTATACCTGTCTTGATGGACCATGAtaagaaatgtgtgaaaactggcactcaaaagatatttcttttttggTGTTATTGCTTTGAATAATGTCAGATAGTTTGTTGAGTGTAGTctgtgactgtggctcagtaggtagtcGGTTGTCTTGCACTCAGGTCATGGGTACAGTTACAAGTCCATGTGTCTTTGAGCAAGAGACTTCACCCTAATTTGCTCCCTTGATGGCATGTAAATAGGTATGGATGGAATTAGTTAATAGTGATTatcaattctccatagcaatcTCTACTATCAGAGTATTAATGAATGGggaggtgtgacctgtggtgcaAAAGCTCATTCAGTAGTTAGTGCCTTGCAAGCTCAAGTCCTTGTACTCTAGGATGATAAACACCTGTACCCCATGGAGAGCTTCTTGTACTTGACTGCTGAGAAACTACCAGAGAAATGTTAATTGTGACATAAGAGGTgtgttgctgattttttttcaagcacTCCTCATGAAGGTGGGAGCTGAACAGCAGCTTTTAATTTGGTCAGCTTTGATTGAAACTACTGGATctagagatgcacaatattatcagcatagtatcagcagataacggctaaaaaaaaatattgtcgGCAAGTACCGGAAACCTGCAGAATTTTCCAGTGGATGTATTTGCCATATATAACAGAATAATGTGGGAGTATATTGTTCAGTGTAGAGCAGAATCATTTGATTTGGAACTTTTTTTCTATAAATGATAGATGATGCCTTTTAGATTTAGACATTCAGTAAGGAACTGAGATACTTTAGATTACATGCACATTTGATGTTAAATGTAATCTAAACAGTAAAAGTTGAACCAAACTTCGTCTACCTTTGTTAGAGCTACAAACACCACTAGAACAACCTATCATTTCTGGTCTTACACTCTTAATTAGTTCATCCAGTAATCCAGGCTCAAACACTTGGATGTACATTTGTATGCTCAACTACTTGTTGCCTAAATTTGTTGCAAAGTAAGTGACACAAGGTTTTGATAGCAGTAggaaatagggctgggcaattgattgaaaattagattaaatcacagtatgttgtattgcaatatttcttgacttgaaatgtgtcaaatgaccagtttgatactttttttgcagcagagatgttataatCTACACATCATTCAAATATTTAAgtgtattttaaagaaaaattacagaaaatcctactttccttaatttttttgttttcttagtttaaatgtcaatgacataaaatggtCACTCTCTTTAAGACAGtaatttatttataatattGCTTTTTgtttataatatagaatgattttttgcttgtgttttttgaaaaatacatcagaTGAGGAGCTTATAAAATtatcgcatatcaaatcacaattgcaatgttggaaaaaaatattcactgttagattattttctcaaattgtttagccctagtaaaaaaacatgaaacccATACTTAAATATGATAGTGAAGTATGTCAAAGACATGTGACACTGTCGGATTGAAAAGATGAAACATTTTTGCTTTGCATGAGGCCTTGTCTTTTAATTTGAGCAAACAGCTTTTTGGTAGTTCTTCTTGGAAATAGATGGTTAAGTGAAGTCTagtataaagaaaaacaaatcaaattaaGTGCAAAGTGTGACTGTGCTACATATAACATATCTCTAATGGAAGCTACTAGAAGAAATGCCACCTTTGTGAATCTTGTACTTGGCATTTTTGAGTATCAAAGACGCTTGACTACCTTGTCAATTGTCATTTAAATTTACATAACTTGTATCCTATTATAATGTAATTCTAATTATTTTGCTCCAACTTCTATGCACAAGTAAGACACACAAAGTTTGGAAATACAGTCCACTGCTAAATCACTTGAACTTAAATGCTCTAATCCAGTGAACAGCATCAACCAACTACATGTTTAAGGTTACTCCAGTAAACTTAactgtttaaacagttttgtaatTTGCCAAAGTTTGTACAACCATCTTTTTAGGGTTTGAGATGTTTAAATGGGGAGAACACAGATGATATGAACATAAAATTTAGTCAGATATGACCACTTGTAGACATGCTTATTTGATCACTTTCACACTGTAAGACTTAAGCCTGCTGTAAACTTGTGTCAAAGCTACGCTGTAGTTTGCACTGATGTCACTTTTCCAGATTTTGTGTCCGTTGTCCCAACAGTTTAAAACCAGTGTGTGTAGCCAGGTGCAGTGGAAGAATCATGGGTATTGTTGGCCTGATTTCGCAATTGAACCGTAAGACCAGTCAAGATGCACAGCGTGAGGTTAAGCTGGACTTTTTtgctgtctgtcattttgacgGAAAGGATCATAAAAATGTCGTCATTCCATTTTTACAATCTGTCattataattttctctttaataaatgaaatataatataattcaatatgaatttattagtagtgtttaattaatgaagcACCCTTTCCCAACTTATATTTAAAGAACAGTCTTTGAGGTTGTGCATTTTAATGGCATtgaaagatgaacacagcacAGCGTTTACTCCTCCTCCTTTTTGAACGCAGTGACAGTGGAGCACTCTTTCTTCAAGCAAGCAACTATGAACTGTGCCATTTAAGATATCACTTAAaattttaaggatattttaaatgttaagatgttgtagtttgacGACCATAGCTGAAAAGTTGTTAGaaggctgcactgtggagcCGTGCGCatttgtctgctccacaggagTCATAATCCGAGAAAACATCACGCACCTTGatcttgcacactgagtcaggtGTGTTTGTATTTGCCTGACTGTGAAAATTTGTAGCATGTGGCAAACTGTTTCATACTGGGAGCCTGTGTCTCTATCACTTCtttaaaatccatccatcctgacagagagcttcatacacacacatgctcacgCGTCATAGCACTGAGACAAGTTGGAGcaatggagaacaactttttaattctgtcccTGTTCtaacctgtgagtaggctacaactgtatgcctttatctgttatatttccatggttaagATATCCACATAATATACCGGCAAACTACGGTGTTAAAAGTCAGGTTACGGTGCGAGAGATTGGGAGTGGTTGGGCGGGGTTGAGggagcaagagagaataaagcaacaggtgctgatctgaatcatcattcaccatCTCTCTATTTCCAtagttgatatccacataataaatgagcaaaccTTGGTGtgtaaagtgaggtttcagtgcgaaaaagagagagaggggatggTTGGGCGggggtgagcaagcgaggtggaagcagtgggaactgttttgaatcctCAATCATCCAACttaatgacttggactgatatgaaatttcgcataaaaatcgaacctgttctgaaaaaacGGAACACcaccaacaacaaaaaaactacaaTCGTCAGTGTGCAGACGTGATTagagcaacatttttttctttttttatagaAAAGGTCTATTCATCTGTCTCTGTGTTCGCTGAAATGTAGGCTCATCTTCATCATTGCAGTccgtcaaaatgacggacagcctttaaaactctgtcatccttttaaaaaaatctgtcagtgACGGAGAATATTCATTTAACGCGACCTCTGTGCACAGCTCTAGCATGGGTTTCAAAGCAGGAGTATGAAACTTATTTCTAATGTCGCACTTAGAACAAATGATGGCCAATAATGCTAAAAGAACGACTTTACATTTACTTCTACTGTGAAAGCTTGCTGAAATAACTTTTGACCAAGATAACGTGTTACtgtaaactaaaactagactgcaactggtattttttttttcgtggtaaaatgaaaaaagatttgATCTCCATAAATGTTTATATCAGATTAGTCTCCCAGGCATGAATTATTAAAACTACCCAGCACAGGTTTACCTGCTTTCAGGTGGTCAAAGCAAACTAAAGCTCTTAAAAAACTCTTTGAGTGGAACACTTGCTTCTGTAAGTTGTCCTCTTCAGGAAGTGGGAACATTTTTCAACAGGATTAAAAGGCCTATCTAATAGCAACAAAAATTTTCTTTCAGTTAAAGctattttgaaagcagtgacATTTAGCTGGTATGCACAACAACTGGAGCCTGGGAATCAGCGACTGTAAATTGTGACTGCTTTCTTTTTAGTTGAATTACCTTCATTGCATTGTCCCTGCCGAATGCTGAATTTTAGTTTACTCTTTTCCCTCAGTGGTTTTTGAAGATTTATGTGTCATGAATAGATTGTATTTGCATGTTCCCTGCCCGATTTACAAGGGGAGAATTGCAGCTTGTTAACCCAGTCCATTGTATTTTACAGGTGGTCATCACCAGGCTAAAGCTGGACAAGGACCGCAAGAAGATCCTGGAGCGTAAGGCCAAGTCTCGCGCTGATGGAAAGGAGAAGGGCAAATACAAGGAGGAGACCATCGAGAAGATGCAGGAGTGAAAATGATCTTTTGCTATCAATAAACAGTGTAAATGGACCATACTTTGTCTGTCTCATGCCTTACTAattttaaacatgaataaatgtATATTTCTAACATGCAAACCTTATAAGGTAGTCaaaaaagaattttacataatcTGCCTATTGCGATTTCTGTTTAGAACCATTAATACTTTACCTGACGCAGTGCATTCAGTTATAAACCAGAGCTGAAGGTGTATGCTGAAGCTGCCACATGTTATGAGAACATTTGTATCCATGAGTTTGTGGCTGGCAGGCCTTTGCCCTCTTGGAAAAGTACTGTAGTATGGTACTAAAGCACACACTTCTATTTGAGATGTGCACTAAGAGTGTTTGGGCCTTGATGGCTTTATATCATGTTCTTAGAAGAGGATCTTGAAAATTAAATGGCAAGTTGATGAGCTTTCTTTGCAGTGCTGAGCTAAATAAATGCAAACGATTAAATCCGTATATGCTATATAAGGAACCTGCTGATTGACAATGAAAAGTCACTGACGGGTTAAAAATATCCATCGGTTTATAGCCTGGTGGAAACAGGTTAATTGGTGGAGTCAGGGTCATATAAAGGGAAAAAGAGCCAAGTGTTGAAGCTGAAGCTAAAAAAAACTGGCTGCTGAGTGTTGGGATGGATTATAGATGTAAAAGAAACATGATAAATCacaaaatgaaaatgtcattCTTGTAGCTGAAATAGAAAAACTTAAATAACTTTACTGcacaaactaaaataaactt
This window encodes:
- the rpl26 gene encoding 60S ribosomal protein L26 is translated as MKLNPFVTSSRRKNRKRHFNAPSHIRRKIMSSPLSKELRQKYNVRSMPIRKDDEVQVVRGHYKGQQIGKVVQVYRKKYVIYIERVQREKANGTTVHVGIHPSKVVITRLKLDKDRKKILERKAKSRADGKEKGKYKEETIEKMQE